From the genome of Hymenobacter sp. PAMC 26628, one region includes:
- the nusA gene encoding transcription termination factor NusA, protein MNSNELIESFGEFARSKNIDRPTMMSILDEVFRTMIRKKFEEDSNFDVIINPDNGDLEIWRNREIVDDNSEDIWDFDKIPLAEAQKIEPDFEVGETLPVSIKLEDFGRRAVLMARQTLIQRVKDLERDNLYQKYKDQVGEIVTGEVYQVWSREALIMDKDDNELVMPKGEQIPKDRFRKGDTVRAVVHRVEVINGTPKIILSRAAPAFLERLFELEVPEIYDGLITIKNVVREPGERAKVAVESYDERIDPVGACVGMKGSRIHPVVRELENENIDIINYTDNLELYIARALSPAKVGSMKINPENGRVSVFMKPDQVSLAIGRGGANIKLASRLVGMEIDVFREAIDYEEDISLEEFSDEIEPWIIAELKKIGLDTGRAVLAVKKDDIVRRTELEEETVDDLYRVIRQEFADDDDLDERQAEASKKPAPVAENVETATEAGAPAPTSEETGAGSAAEAAQ, encoded by the coding sequence ATGAACAGCAACGAACTAATCGAATCCTTCGGCGAATTTGCGCGCAGCAAAAACATCGACCGGCCCACGATGATGTCCATCCTGGACGAGGTGTTCCGCACGATGATTCGCAAGAAGTTTGAGGAGGACAGCAACTTCGACGTCATTATCAACCCCGACAACGGCGACTTAGAAATCTGGCGCAACCGCGAAATCGTGGACGACAACTCGGAGGACATCTGGGACTTCGACAAGATTCCGCTGGCCGAGGCCCAGAAAATTGAGCCCGACTTCGAAGTAGGCGAAACCCTGCCCGTGTCCATCAAGCTCGAAGACTTCGGCCGCCGCGCCGTGCTCATGGCCCGCCAGACGCTGATTCAGCGCGTGAAGGACCTCGAGCGCGACAACCTGTACCAAAAGTACAAGGACCAAGTGGGCGAAATCGTAACCGGCGAAGTGTACCAGGTGTGGAGCCGCGAGGCCCTCATCATGGACAAGGACGACAACGAGCTGGTGATGCCCAAGGGCGAGCAGATTCCTAAGGACCGCTTCCGCAAGGGCGACACCGTGCGCGCCGTGGTGCACCGCGTGGAAGTCATCAACGGCACGCCGAAAATTATCCTTTCGCGCGCCGCCCCGGCGTTCTTGGAGCGATTGTTTGAGCTGGAAGTGCCCGAGATTTACGACGGCCTCATCACCATCAAAAACGTGGTGCGCGAGCCCGGCGAGCGCGCCAAAGTGGCCGTGGAAAGCTACGACGAGCGCATCGACCCCGTGGGCGCCTGCGTGGGCATGAAGGGCAGCCGCATCCACCCGGTGGTGCGCGAGCTGGAGAACGAGAACATCGACATCATCAACTACACCGACAACCTGGAGCTGTACATCGCCCGGGCCCTGTCGCCGGCCAAAGTGGGCTCGATGAAAATCAACCCCGAAAACGGCCGCGTATCGGTGTTCATGAAGCCCGACCAGGTGAGCTTGGCCATTGGTCGCGGCGGCGCCAACATCAAGCTGGCCAGCCGGTTGGTGGGCATGGAAATCGACGTGTTCCGCGAAGCCATTGACTACGAGGAAGACATCTCGCTGGAAGAATTCAGCGACGAGATTGAGCCCTGGATCATTGCCGAGCTGAAGAAAATAGGCCTCGACACCGGCCGCGCTGTATTGGCCGTGAAAAAAGACGACATCGTGCGCCGCACGGAGTTGGAAGAAGAAACGGTGGACGACCTCTACCGGGTTATCCGTCAAGAGTTTGCCGACGACGACGACCTCGACGAGCGGCAGGCCGAAGCCAGCAAAAAGCCAGCCCCCGTGGCCGAAAATGTGGAAACAGCAACTGAGGCCGGGGCCCCTGCTCCAACCTCCGAGGAAACGGGCGCTGGCTCAGCCGCCGAAGCGGCCCAATGA
- a CDS encoding ribosome maturation factor, whose translation MVLDRALVLQMLHDAIGDDVDVFLVNLTVSDSVLPKVTVTLDGPQGLGIEECAKVSRRLARRIDEHYGEEAAYSLEVTSPGADQPLTDPRQYQRHIGRSLALKLADGTEKTGELLAATSEGVEIAEVVKVKTKKSILPAAFYPFGDIKEATVVISFK comes from the coding sequence ATGGTCCTCGACCGCGCTTTAGTGCTGCAAATGCTCCACGACGCCATCGGCGACGACGTGGACGTGTTCCTGGTGAATCTTACCGTCTCCGATTCGGTTTTACCCAAGGTGACGGTCACCCTCGACGGGCCCCAGGGCTTGGGCATCGAAGAGTGCGCTAAGGTGAGCCGCCGCCTGGCCCGCCGCATCGACGAGCACTACGGCGAAGAAGCCGCCTACTCGCTCGAAGTGACGAGCCCCGGCGCCGACCAGCCCCTCACCGACCCGCGCCAGTACCAGCGCCACATCGGCCGCTCGCTGGCCCTTAAGCTGGCCGACGGCACCGAGAAAACCGGCGAACTGCTCGCCGCCACTTCGGAGGGCGTCGAGATTGCCGAAGTCGTTAAAGTCAAAACCAAAAAAAGCATCCTGCCCGCCGCCTTTTATCCTTTCGGGGACATAAAGGAGGCCACGGTTGTTATCTCTTTTAAGTAA
- a CDS encoding alpha/beta fold hydrolase gives MSASPLLHYLDQGQGRPLVILHGLFGTLDNWQTLARRWAQDAGLRVVSVDLRNHGRSFHSPDHSYDAMAADVGALFDHLGLGPDTALLGHSMGGKVAMRFALGHPERLARLIVLDIAPGFSDMTHQDEVLAGLRAVNSAAITNRQEADAALGQHIRAVGVRQFLLKNLYRDETNAFAWRINLPVLAGAMAAVGEEITGEPFLKPALFVRGGKSNYITSNDKLYVIPTLFPNSEVATVPDAGHWLHAEKPDEVYELVRAFVGQ, from the coding sequence ATGTCCGCTTCTCCCCTACTGCACTACCTCGACCAGGGCCAGGGCCGGCCGCTGGTAATTCTCCACGGCTTGTTTGGCACGCTGGATAATTGGCAGACGCTGGCCCGCCGCTGGGCCCAGGACGCCGGCCTACGCGTCGTGAGCGTGGATTTGCGCAACCACGGCCGCTCGTTTCACAGCCCCGACCACAGCTACGACGCCATGGCCGCCGACGTGGGGGCCCTGTTCGACCACCTCGGCCTGGGCCCCGACACGGCGCTGCTGGGCCACAGTATGGGCGGCAAAGTGGCCATGCGCTTCGCCCTGGGCCACCCCGAGCGCCTGGCCCGCCTCATCGTGCTCGACATCGCGCCCGGCTTCTCCGACATGACGCACCAAGACGAGGTGCTGGCCGGACTGCGCGCCGTGAACTCGGCCGCCATCACCAACCGGCAGGAGGCCGACGCGGCGCTGGGCCAGCACATCCGCGCAGTGGGCGTGCGGCAGTTCCTGCTGAAAAACCTGTACCGCGACGAGACAAACGCCTTTGCCTGGCGCATCAACCTGCCGGTGCTGGCCGGGGCCATGGCGGCCGTGGGCGAAGAAATCACGGGCGAGCCGTTCCTGAAACCGGCCTTGTTCGTGCGCGGCGGCAAGTCGAATTATATCACGTCTAACGACAAGCTGTACGTCATCCCGACGCTGTTCCCGAATTCGGAAGTGGCCACTGTGCCCGACGCCGGCCACTGGCTGCACGCCGAAAAGCCCGACGAAGTGTACGAGCTGGTGCGCGCATTTGTGGGGCAGTAG
- a CDS encoding SAM-dependent methyltransferase, with the protein MPLYLIPTPLADDTAAQVLPPQVVAAVARLPYFLVENVRTARRFVKSVAPARVIEDIRFGVIDKDSTPAEVRAALEPLLREGLDAGVLSEAGCPGIADPGAALAAEAHRLGLRVVPLVGPSSLLLALMASGLNGQQFAFHGYLPIEKGPRATAIKALEREAQQRNQSQLFIETPYRNGALFLDLLAHLQPATRLCVAADVTGAGEFICTRPVSEWRRQAAPELHKIPTVFVLGV; encoded by the coding sequence TTGCCGCTCTACCTCATCCCCACGCCCCTGGCCGACGACACGGCCGCGCAGGTACTGCCGCCGCAGGTGGTGGCCGCCGTGGCCCGCCTCCCCTACTTTTTGGTGGAAAACGTCCGCACGGCGCGGCGCTTCGTGAAGAGCGTGGCCCCGGCGCGGGTGATTGAGGACATTCGTTTCGGCGTGATTGACAAAGACAGCACGCCGGCCGAGGTGCGCGCCGCGCTGGAGCCGCTGCTGCGCGAGGGCCTGGACGCCGGCGTGCTCAGCGAAGCCGGCTGCCCGGGCATTGCCGACCCAGGCGCGGCACTAGCCGCCGAGGCCCACCGGCTGGGCCTGCGCGTGGTGCCGCTGGTGGGGCCCTCGTCGCTGCTGCTGGCCCTGATGGCTTCGGGCCTGAACGGGCAGCAGTTTGCCTTCCACGGCTACTTACCCATCGAGAAAGGGCCACGGGCCACGGCCATCAAGGCGCTGGAGCGCGAGGCCCAGCAGCGCAACCAAAGCCAGCTGTTCATTGAAACGCCCTACCGCAACGGGGCCCTATTTCTGGATTTATTGGCGCATTTGCAGCCCGCCACGCGGCTGTGCGTAGCGGCCGATGTGACGGGGGCGGGCGAGTTCATCTGCACGCGGCCGGTGAGCGAATGGCGGCGGCAAGCGGCACCGGAATTGCACAAAATTCCAACCGTATTTGTACTAGGAGTATAA
- a CDS encoding ammonium transporter yields the protein MITELESDGIETEAGAARKQRVSAVCLGVLLVLACAAAFVPQVHPEAKPKAFEPADIAWMLSASGLVLLMTPGLAFFYGGMVNKKSVISTLLQSFIALAVISMLWYVVGFSLAFGDSIGGFVGNPGTFFLFNHVGTAPHPRIAPNLPLVLFAAFQLKFAIITPALISGAFAERIRFWGYLLFISLFSLLIYCPLAHWTWHPDGFLFKWGVLDFAGGTVVHISAGFAALAGALALGRRQSHADGHQHVPPNVPFVLLGTGLLWFGWFGFNAGSALAANAVAVQAFFTTHMASAAAMLTWMLIEVVRGRRPSAVGAAVGAVVGLVAITPGAGYVSYGPALFIGVVAAAVSAFAIELKNRTTLDDTLDVFPCHGVGGIVGMILTAIFAKEGGLATTGSAVLLWKHLGALVFISAFTFSGSYLLYKFTNLLIPIRVNAENEAYGLDTTQHGETVLVS from the coding sequence ATGATAACTGAACTCGAATCAGACGGTATCGAAACCGAAGCCGGCGCAGCCCGCAAGCAGCGGGTATCGGCCGTCTGCCTGGGCGTCTTGCTCGTGCTGGCCTGCGCGGCGGCCTTTGTGCCCCAGGTGCACCCCGAGGCCAAGCCCAAGGCCTTCGAGCCCGCCGACATCGCCTGGATGCTGAGCGCCTCGGGCCTGGTGTTGCTGATGACGCCCGGCCTGGCCTTCTTCTACGGCGGCATGGTGAACAAGAAGAGCGTGATTTCCACGCTGTTGCAGAGCTTTATTGCGCTGGCCGTGATTTCGATGCTGTGGTACGTGGTGGGCTTTTCGCTGGCCTTCGGCGACAGCATCGGCGGCTTCGTGGGCAACCCCGGCACGTTTTTCCTCTTCAACCACGTGGGCACGGCCCCGCACCCACGCATCGCCCCTAACTTGCCGCTGGTGCTGTTCGCGGCGTTCCAGCTCAAGTTTGCCATCATCACGCCGGCCCTCATCAGCGGGGCCTTCGCCGAGCGCATCCGGTTCTGGGGCTACCTGCTGTTCATCAGCCTGTTCAGCCTGCTCATCTACTGCCCCCTGGCCCACTGGACCTGGCACCCCGACGGCTTTCTGTTCAAGTGGGGCGTGCTCGATTTTGCGGGCGGCACGGTGGTGCACATCTCGGCGGGCTTCGCGGCCCTGGCCGGCGCCCTGGCCCTGGGCCGCCGCCAAAGCCACGCCGACGGCCACCAGCACGTGCCGCCCAACGTGCCCTTCGTGCTGCTCGGCACCGGCCTGCTGTGGTTCGGCTGGTTCGGCTTCAACGCCGGCTCGGCACTAGCGGCCAACGCGGTGGCCGTGCAGGCGTTCTTCACCACCCACATGGCCTCGGCCGCCGCCATGCTCACCTGGATGCTGATTGAAGTGGTGCGCGGCCGGCGGCCGTCGGCGGTGGGCGCGGCCGTGGGGGCCGTGGTGGGCCTGGTGGCCATCACGCCCGGCGCGGGCTACGTTAGCTACGGCCCGGCGCTGTTCATTGGCGTGGTGGCCGCGGCCGTCAGCGCCTTCGCCATCGAGTTGAAAAACCGCACGACCCTCGACGACACCCTCGATGTGTTCCCGTGCCACGGCGTGGGCGGCATCGTGGGCATGATTTTAACGGCCATATTTGCCAAGGAGGGCGGCTTGGCCACCACCGGCTCGGCGGTGCTGCTCTGGAAGCACCTGGGGGCCCTGGTGTTCATTTCGGCCTTCACGTTCAGCGGCTCCTACCTGCTTTATAAGTTCACCAACCTGCTCATCCCCATTCGGGTGAACGCCGAGAACGAAGCCTACGGCCTCGACACTACCCAGCACGGCGAAACAGTGTTGGTAAGCTAA
- a CDS encoding sensor histidine kinase: MMSLRVKFLLFVVVIHAVLLALAAQLRTTNAVLFVATELLLLGSLVLSAQLYRGFVRPLQLIAAGTAAMQARDFTLKFVPVGQREMDQLIGVYNSMIDALRRERVSQHEKSILLERLIEASPAGVLILDFEGNVEQANAAAVRFIGPAPGPPAWLGQPLAALPGPWGPALGALAEGQPRALRLSGLQAYRAHAAHFLDRGFTRRFVVLEELTQELIKQEKQAYEQLIRLMSHEINNSIGAINSILGSFQRYAPQLAPADRPDFTEALDVSITRNTQLASFIADFARLVRLPAPQLAPTDVHALLRNLGRLLGPQSAERRVAWHWALAAAPLVIEADAPQLEQALLNVAKNALEAIGTDGNIWVRTTANPFSISIENDGASLTSEVRERLFTAFFSTKRGGQGIGLTLVRDVLLAHGFAFGLATGPEGRTAFTIGLP, encoded by the coding sequence CATCCACGCCGTGCTGCTGGCGCTGGCCGCCCAGTTGCGCACCACCAACGCCGTGCTGTTCGTGGCCACCGAGCTGCTGCTGCTGGGCAGCCTGGTGCTGAGTGCGCAGCTCTACCGGGGCTTCGTGCGGCCGCTGCAGCTCATTGCGGCGGGCACGGCGGCCATGCAAGCGCGCGATTTCACCCTGAAATTCGTGCCCGTGGGCCAGCGCGAAATGGACCAGCTCATTGGCGTTTACAATTCGATGATTGACGCGCTGCGCCGCGAGCGGGTGAGCCAGCACGAGAAAAGCATCCTGCTCGAACGCCTCATCGAAGCCTCGCCGGCCGGCGTATTAATCCTTGATTTTGAAGGGAATGTGGAGCAGGCCAACGCGGCGGCGGTGCGCTTCATCGGCCCGGCGCCGGGGCCCCCGGCCTGGCTGGGGCAGCCGCTGGCCGCGCTGCCGGGGCCCTGGGGCCCCGCGCTGGGGGCCCTGGCCGAGGGCCAGCCGCGGGCGCTGCGCCTCTCGGGCCTGCAAGCCTACCGCGCCCACGCCGCGCACTTCCTCGACCGCGGCTTCACGCGGCGGTTCGTCGTGCTGGAAGAGCTGACGCAGGAGCTGATCAAGCAGGAAAAGCAGGCCTACGAGCAGCTCATCCGGCTCATGTCGCACGAAATCAACAACTCCATCGGGGCCATCAACTCCATTTTGGGCAGCTTCCAGCGCTACGCCCCGCAGCTCGCGCCCGCCGACCGCCCCGATTTCACCGAAGCCCTCGACGTGAGCATCACCCGCAACACCCAGCTGGCCAGCTTCATCGCCGACTTTGCCCGCCTCGTGCGCCTGCCCGCTCCCCAGCTCGCGCCCACCGACGTGCACGCCCTGCTGCGCAACCTAGGCCGCTTGCTGGGGCCCCAGAGCGCCGAGCGCCGCGTGGCCTGGCACTGGGCCTTGGCCGCCGCCCCACTCGTCATCGAAGCCGACGCCCCGCAGCTGGAACAAGCCCTGCTGAACGTGGCCAAAAACGCCCTCGAAGCCATCGGTACGGACGGCAATATTTGGGTGCGCACCACGGCCAACCCGTTCAGCATCAGTATTGAGAATGATGGGGCCTCGCTCACGTCCGAAGTGCGCGAGCGGCTGTTTACGGCGTTTTTCAGCACCAAGCGTGGCGGGCAGGGCATTGGCCTCACGCTGGTGCGCGACGTGCTGCTGGCCCACGGCTTCGCGTTTGGCCTGGCCACTGGGCCCGAGGGACGCACGGCCTTTACCATCGGCTTGCCGTGA